In Pikeienuella piscinae, the sequence CGCTCATTTCAGGTTCCTCCAACCGATGTGAAAGCTTCGGCGCGCGCCATCGTCCGGTCAAGCGGAGATTTGTTTCAGCGCATGAAATGGCATTTCAGAATCGCCTTCTGCGCGGCGGCGGTTTTTGCTGCGTCGAGGATCGCCGGGGCCGGGTTGTCCCCGGGGGACCATCTCCTCGCCGCCGTCTCTGCGCGACGGGCGGGGAGGCGGGCCGCGCCCGGCATCAGCCGCGCGTCGACCCGAGAGGGGCGCGCCGGTCGTGGCGGCTTTCACGCGCGCCGGGGCGGGCCTCAGCCGATCTGCGCGAGAAAGGCCTCGATCTCCCGCGTCGCGTGCGGCCAGGCCTGATCGTCCGCCGGCATCAGATGGTTGACCGAGTCGAGCACGACGAAGCGCGAATCCGGAATGCCGGCGGCGAGCCGGCGGCCCTGTTCGAGCGGATGCATGCGGTCGCCGCCGGCGTGCAGGAGGAGGGCGGGGCAGCGGATCGCGGGGAGGATGGCGGTGACGTCCAGATGGCCGATCACGTCGCGAAAGCGCCCGAACGACTCGGCGGTGATCATCTCGCGCATGGCTTCGGCCAGAACGCGGTGGTCCTCGGCGGAGGCGCCGGGCGAGATGATGCGGGCGAAATGGTCGCGGATCGACGGGTAGGAATCGTCCCAGCCGGTCCGGGCCATGGCGTCCAGCGCGGCGACGAATTCGGCGTGCCGCGGCTCGCTCCGGACATGGCCGCCCTGGGCGAAGCCGCCGAGGCAGATCAGCGCCGAGACCCGTTCGGGGTGGCGCGCGGCGAATGCGGCGGCGGTGGCCGCGCCCTGCGAGAGGCCGAAGACCGGCGCGCGCTCGACCCCGGCGGCGTCGAAGACCGCTTCGAGATCGTCGACGAAGCGCTCGACGCTCAGCTCCGGAACCGTCCGGTCGGAGAGGCCGTTGCCGCGCTGATCGAAACGGATCAGCCGGCGGCCGCGGGTCAGCGTCGTGAGAAGGCCGGCGAAAGGCGTTCGCCAGTCGCACTCCAGATGTGAGATCCAGTTCGGGGCCTTCACCAGCGCCGGGCCGTCGCCGATCGCGGTCCAGGCCAGTCTGGCGCCGTCCCGCGAGGTCGCGAAGCGGATCTGCTGGCTGGCCGCCAGCGCCGAGGCGGTCTCGTGGCGCTCCGCCGCGTCGAGATCGAGCGCCAGCGCCTCCACCGGCCGGGCGAGGCCCTTGAGGCGGAGCGCGCCCTCGGGGCGGAGCCCGACACCGATTCCGCCGCCGGCCATCTCGACCGCCGCGCGGCTGACCAGCGCGCCGCCGGGCCGGGCGGCCTCCTGCAGGCGCGCGGCGATGTTGACGGCGTCGCCGAAGATGTCATCGCCCTCCACCGTCACGTCGCCGACATGGACGCCGGCGCGGAGCTGCGTCGCCTCGGCGCGCATCGCCTGCTGGATGCTCTGCGTGGCGCGGATGGCGTCGCCGGCGGCGCCGAACTCCGCCAGCGCGCCGTCGCCCATCAGCTTGACGACGCGCCCGCCGGATTCGCGGATCAGCGGGCGGACGATGGTCCGCAGGATGCGCTGGAGATCGCGGAGC encodes:
- a CDS encoding alpha/beta fold hydrolase, with the protein product MSRHIAAILSLDVVGYSARMAEDAEATLRDLQRILRTIVRPLIRESGGRVVKLMGDGALAEFGAAGDAIRATQSIQQAMRAEATQLRAGVHVGDVTVEGDDIFGDAVNIAARLQEAARPGGALVSRAAVEMAGGGIGVGLRPEGALRLKGLARPVEALALDLDAAERHETASALAASQQIRFATSRDGARLAWTAIGDGPALVKAPNWISHLECDWRTPFAGLLTTLTRGRRLIRFDQRGNGLSDRTVPELSVERFVDDLEAVFDAAGVERAPVFGLSQGAATAAAFAARHPERVSALICLGGFAQGGHVRSEPRHAEFVAALDAMARTGWDDSYPSIRDHFARIISPGASAEDHRVLAEAMREMITAESFGRFRDVIGHLDVTAILPAIRCPALLLHAGGDRMHPLEQGRRLAAGIPDSRFVVLDSVNHLMPADDQAWPHATREIEAFLAQIG